A segment of the Acaryochloris marina S15 genome:
CGACCCTCTTTGAGGTATCGGCCCGAACAGGAGCGGGTATGCATGCCTGGTATGCCTATTTGGACCAGTGTCGCCAAGGCCTAAATGGACCATTGTCTCGCTCCCAAAACTCACAAGTTTTACAGATTGGTAGACTATCCTCAAACTAGCCCCAGAGGGAACTGATTCATCCATTTTGCAATTGCTGAAGGAGTGATCAGATGAGCCAATATCTGGTGATGATTGTAAATAAAACAACCGCTCGTTTTCTCACCTTAAGAGATCCCCCACCCCTTGAATACTCTGGTCCTCGTCTAGTGGAACAACAGGCACTGCTCAATCCCATCCAGAGTCAGGTGGGGCGCGAATTATGGACGAGTAGCAAAAGCGGAGGCAATCGGGGGGCAACCCGCCAAAGTCATGGGTATGACGACCACCGTCAAAGGCACCTCAAGGAATTTGATCGACGGTTTGCCCATGCGATCAATGCTGGGATGAGCCACTTCATTCATACCTACCCCATCCAACACATCCTGCTAGTGGCTGAACCACAAATTCTGGGGCATTTACGGCCCACGCTAATGGCAACGTTACCGAAAGCCATTGTCCCCACAGAAGTCGCGAAGGATCTGTGTAACTTATCTGTTTCAGAGATCTACCAATACCTACTCGATCAACAGTTGTTACCCAGGCTAGCTAAACAGGTCAGATAAGACTTTTTAGAACGGTGAGGATACTTTATATGATCTATTTACCCGTTTCTCTACTGCTATTTC
Coding sequences within it:
- a CDS encoding host attachment protein, yielding MSQYLVMIVNKTTARFLTLRDPPPLEYSGPRLVEQQALLNPIQSQVGRELWTSSKSGGNRGATRQSHGYDDHRQRHLKEFDRRFAHAINAGMSHFIHTYPIQHILLVAEPQILGHLRPTLMATLPKAIVPTEVAKDLCNLSVSEIYQYLLDQQLLPRLAKQVR